A genomic region of Leptolyngbya sp. NIES-2104 contains the following coding sequences:
- a CDS encoding FAD-binding domain-containing protein, producing MSDLILFWHRRDLRISDNLGLATARERSQKVVGVFCLDPLILDRDDVAPARVKYLIGSLESLQSRYREAGSELLIIQADPKEGIPKLARSLNASAVFLNEDVEPYGRDRDQTVMASLNSMGIKTQTFWSQLMHSPESIKSGSGSPYTVYSPFWKNWSIQKKTPPAPDLAGVEGLTDSEREQAEGLIPLPSAKDLGYVWDNPLMLDPGEKAAQERLEEFCSNAIYSYQEERNFPAHPGTSLLSAALKFGVIGVRTVWSAIDEAAHRGDTDDIRVYRQEIAWREFYQHAMYHFPELADGAYREVLKSFPWDNNEQYFQAWCEGRTGFPIVDAAIRQMNETAWMHNRCRMIVASFLTKDLFVDYRLGEKYFMQRLYDGDLSSNNGGWQWSTSSGMDPKPLRIFNPASQTKKFDQDADYIREFLPELRHVETADLISGTISKEERDRAGYPKPIIDHNVQQRKFKERFAAQKAATGDGGGD from the coding sequence ATGTCTGATTTGATTTTGTTTTGGCATCGTCGAGATCTGCGGATCTCGGACAATCTAGGTTTGGCAACGGCACGAGAACGATCGCAGAAAGTTGTCGGGGTGTTTTGTCTTGATCCGTTAATTCTCGATCGAGATGATGTGGCTCCGGCACGAGTGAAGTATCTGATCGGAAGTTTGGAGTCGTTGCAGTCTCGATATCGAGAAGCGGGAAGCGAGTTACTGATTATTCAAGCTGATCCGAAAGAGGGAATTCCGAAATTAGCACGATCGCTCAACGCTTCAGCGGTGTTTTTGAATGAAGATGTCGAACCGTATGGACGCGATCGCGATCAGACTGTGATGGCTTCGTTGAATTCAATGGGAATCAAAACGCAAACGTTCTGGTCCCAATTGATGCACTCACCCGAATCAATCAAATCGGGATCGGGATCGCCTTACACTGTTTATTCGCCATTTTGGAAGAATTGGAGCATTCAGAAGAAAACGCCTCCGGCTCCGGATCTTGCAGGAGTCGAAGGATTGACCGATTCGGAACGAGAACAAGCAGAAGGACTGATTCCGCTGCCATCTGCAAAGGATTTGGGCTATGTCTGGGATAATCCCTTGATGCTTGATCCGGGTGAAAAAGCAGCGCAGGAACGATTAGAAGAATTCTGCTCGAATGCGATCTATTCGTATCAAGAAGAGCGGAATTTTCCGGCTCATCCTGGCACTTCGTTGCTCAGTGCGGCTTTGAAGTTTGGTGTGATTGGAGTGCGGACGGTTTGGAGCGCGATCGATGAAGCAGCCCATCGCGGCGACACGGACGATATCCGGGTTTATCGTCAAGAAATTGCTTGGCGTGAGTTTTATCAACACGCGATGTATCACTTTCCTGAACTCGCGGACGGTGCTTATCGGGAAGTGTTGAAGAGCTTTCCTTGGGACAATAACGAGCAGTATTTTCAGGCTTGGTGTGAAGGTCGAACCGGATTCCCGATCGTTGATGCTGCGATCCGTCAAATGAATGAAACCGCTTGGATGCACAATCGCTGTCGGATGATTGTGGCGAGCTTTTTGACTAAGGATTTATTCGTGGATTATCGCTTGGGTGAGAAGTATTTTATGCAGCGATTGTACGATGGCGATTTGTCGTCGAACAATGGCGGATGGCAGTGGAGTACATCGAGCGGCATGGACCCGAAACCGTTGAGGATCTTTAATCCAGCAAGTCAGACGAAGAAGTTTGATCAAGATGCGGACTATATTCGGGAGTTCTTGCCAGAATTGCGTCATGTGGAAACGGCGGATTTGATTTCTGGCACGATTTCAAAGGAAGAACGCGATCGAGCGGGCTATCCAAAACCGATCATTGATCACAATGTGCAACAGCGGAAATTTAAGGAACGGTTTGCCGCACAGAAGGCGGCAACCGGAGATGGTGGTGGGGATTGA
- a CDS encoding S1C family serine protease, translating into MNQTPIWRVVLAGLFWWLTLQAPSLSEPQRASHDPMSAKIEIARIRSGVLPGVIIGGHHEGWLNVVQQRYTASSERDDRFEESARYLIEDELVQAGLNVARSQPSSVFEEAVNDTEPGRFLVGGTMTQARLNSYQSWFKSDRTQDERTIRWELFDRHRARVVYRQEITGSAEAEGIDNPAATYEAIRASIKQLLSEPTFLAALDSPGSETVTPARYEVAALAVSDQPLSIAQLTGRSVSSIVRIRTASGRGSGFLIDSSGLVITNHHVVGSAFTVNVDLYDGSTRIGRVLRRDPELDAALVRLEGDAIDVSGLPLCETNAVRVGESVIAIGNPLSLSNSVTQGIVSGFRLDGDRRLIQTDTAINPGNSGGPLMNRQGAVIGIVTEKIASKGIEGLGFALPIDQVLHRLNVEIVKRDRATIDDCGNAIAAS; encoded by the coding sequence ATGAATCAGACCCCCATTTGGCGTGTTGTGTTGGCTGGTTTGTTTTGGTGGCTGACGCTGCAAGCTCCAAGTTTGAGTGAGCCACAAAGAGCTTCTCATGATCCGATGTCCGCAAAAATTGAGATTGCCCGAATTCGATCGGGTGTGTTGCCTGGAGTGATTATTGGTGGACATCACGAAGGCTGGTTGAATGTTGTGCAGCAGCGGTATACGGCGTCGAGTGAGCGGGACGATCGCTTTGAAGAATCCGCCCGGTATTTGATCGAAGATGAACTGGTGCAAGCAGGATTGAATGTAGCGCGATCGCAGCCGAGTTCTGTGTTTGAAGAAGCGGTAAACGATACAGAACCCGGACGCTTTTTGGTCGGTGGCACGATGACCCAGGCGCGATTGAATTCGTATCAGTCGTGGTTCAAAAGCGATCGTACTCAAGATGAACGAACGATTCGCTGGGAATTGTTCGATCGACATCGTGCGAGAGTTGTTTATCGTCAGGAAATTACCGGAAGTGCTGAGGCAGAAGGGATTGATAATCCGGCTGCAACTTACGAGGCGATTCGGGCAAGCATTAAACAGCTTTTATCGGAGCCGACCTTTTTAGCTGCTTTGGATTCACCCGGATCTGAAACGGTGACTCCTGCTCGATATGAGGTTGCAGCTTTGGCAGTCTCGGATCAACCGTTGTCGATCGCGCAATTAACCGGGCGAAGTGTTTCTTCGATCGTGCGAATTCGGACGGCGAGTGGTCGCGGCAGTGGATTTCTGATTGATTCTTCTGGGTTAGTGATTACCAATCATCATGTCGTGGGTTCTGCCTTTACGGTGAATGTGGATTTGTATGATGGCAGTACTCGAATTGGGCGAGTGTTGCGGCGTGATCCGGAACTCGATGCGGCTCTGGTGCGATTGGAAGGAGATGCGATCGACGTTTCAGGGTTGCCGCTATGTGAGACGAATGCGGTTCGAGTGGGGGAATCGGTGATTGCGATCGGCAATCCGCTATCGCTCTCGAATAGCGTGACTCAAGGAATTGTCAGCGGATTTCGATTAGATGGCGATCGACGTTTGATTCAAACCGATACCGCGATTAATCCGGGCAATAGTGGTGGTCCATTGATGAATCGTCAAGGTGCAGTAATTGGAATTGTGACCGAGAAGATTGCCAGTAAAGGGATTGAAGGGCTGGGATTTGCGTTACCGATCGATCAGGTTTTACATCGATTGAATGTTGAGATTGTGAAACGCGATCGAGCCACCATTGATGATTGTGGGAACGCGATCGCGGCTTCCTAG
- a CDS encoding ROK family protein has product MNGSIQVLGIDLGGTAIKLGRFTTDGHCLKTITVPTPQPAFPEPVLMAIVDAIAKLDPDREASAIGIGMPGPTDATGRIARIAINLPNWIEVPIADWIEAKTGRPTIASNDANCAGLGEAWLGAGRSFRNFILLTLGTGVGGAIILNGELFIGHNGAAGELGLISLDRNGEPCNSGNRGSLEQHTSIQAIRRRTGKEPDELGRLARSSDPEALEFWRSYGRDLGLGLTSLIYVLTPEAIVIGGGVSASAEFFLPSAIAEIEQRVMPTSREGLQILTAELGNRAGIVGAAKLAIKCHPSIGVDENLDV; this is encoded by the coding sequence AGTTAGGACGGTTTACCACTGATGGGCATTGCCTCAAAACGATAACGGTTCCAACTCCTCAGCCTGCGTTTCCTGAACCTGTATTGATGGCGATCGTTGATGCGATCGCAAAACTTGATCCCGATCGAGAAGCTTCTGCGATCGGGATCGGGATGCCGGGTCCCACGGATGCTACTGGACGTATTGCCCGAATTGCGATCAATTTGCCGAATTGGATCGAAGTGCCGATCGCAGATTGGATCGAGGCGAAAACAGGACGACCCACGATCGCTTCAAATGATGCCAACTGTGCTGGATTGGGAGAAGCGTGGTTAGGTGCGGGTCGATCGTTTCGCAATTTCATTCTGCTGACTTTGGGAACGGGTGTCGGTGGCGCGATTATTCTCAACGGTGAACTTTTTATCGGGCACAACGGCGCAGCGGGAGAATTGGGACTGATTAGCCTAGATAGAAATGGTGAGCCTTGTAATAGCGGCAATCGGGGATCGTTAGAGCAACACACCTCGATTCAAGCGATCCGACGACGAACAGGAAAGGAACCGGATGAATTGGGGCGATTAGCTCGATCGAGTGATCCTGAAGCCTTAGAATTTTGGCGATCGTATGGGCGCGATTTGGGGTTGGGATTAACCAGTCTGATTTATGTGCTGACTCCAGAAGCGATCGTGATTGGTGGCGGAGTGAGTGCGAGTGCGGAGTTTTTTCTACCCAGTGCGATCGCCGAAATCGAACAGCGAGTGATGCCGACTTCGCGTGAAGGCTTACAGATTTTGACCGCAGAATTGGGAAATCGAGCAGGAATAGTTGGGGCTGCGAAATTAGCGATCAAATGTCATCCTTCTATAGGCGTAGATGAGAATCTGGATGTATAA
- a CDS encoding Uma2 family endonuclease yields the protein MNMPTLKRFTIEEYHHLTELGFFQEDDHVELIRGQLIYMAAKGTPHSVCSTRLNRQLTKLIGDQATLRGQEPIALPNDGEPEPDFAIVRNRPDDYLSGHPRSEDILLLIEISDSSLTYDQETKLELYAEDEIQHYWIFNLIDRVLEMYSEPYQKSASKFGYRLKRIALPDERVKLPQFSELCLDLSIVFPMPTV from the coding sequence ATGAATATGCCAACGCTGAAACGATTCACGATCGAGGAATATCATCACTTAACCGAGTTGGGATTTTTCCAGGAAGACGATCACGTTGAACTGATTCGAGGACAGTTAATTTATATGGCAGCAAAAGGAACACCACATTCTGTTTGTAGTACTCGTTTGAATCGTCAACTCACAAAGCTAATCGGGGATCAAGCAACCTTGCGTGGACAAGAACCGATCGCACTACCGAATGATGGTGAGCCAGAACCCGACTTCGCGATCGTTCGTAATCGCCCTGATGATTATCTTTCGGGACATCCTCGCTCAGAAGACATTTTGCTGCTGATCGAAATTTCGGATTCATCTCTGACGTATGACCAAGAGACGAAGTTAGAACTGTATGCAGAGGATGAAATTCAGCATTATTGGATTTTTAATTTGATCGATCGCGTTCTAGAAATGTACAGCGAACCGTATCAGAAATCAGCATCAAAATTTGGCTATCGATTGAAGCGGATTGCGCTGCCGGATGAGCGTGTTAAGTTGCCTCAGTTTTCGGAATTGTGCTTAGATTTGTCGATCGTTTTTCCAATGCCTACTGTCTAA
- a CDS encoding NUDIX hydrolase, with product MRLGSEPPQLLKQRLLYKGRKFNFEVNNLRLPNKAEGDWECIRHPGGALVIPVTTDGKLVLVKQYRFAVQRRLYEFPAGTVELGEDPLETVQREVQEETSYTSENWKKLGEFFLAPGYSDEVIYAFLATEATPVENPPDQDEDEDIETVLMTPQEVESAIYAGDIADSKSISSFLLARPLLFD from the coding sequence ATGCGTCTGGGATCAGAACCTCCTCAACTCCTGAAACAGCGTCTTTTGTACAAAGGACGGAAATTTAACTTTGAAGTCAATAACCTACGATTGCCGAACAAAGCAGAAGGTGATTGGGAATGTATTCGGCATCCGGGCGGCGCGTTGGTGATTCCAGTGACAACCGATGGAAAGCTGGTGTTGGTGAAACAGTATCGATTTGCAGTGCAGCGACGGTTGTATGAGTTTCCAGCGGGAACTGTGGAGCTAGGAGAAGATCCGTTAGAGACAGTACAGCGAGAAGTTCAGGAAGAAACAAGCTACACTTCAGAGAATTGGAAAAAGCTGGGGGAATTCTTTTTAGCTCCGGGCTATTCGGATGAAGTAATTTATGCGTTTTTAGCCACCGAAGCGACACCCGTTGAGAATCCGCCCGATCAAGATGAGGACGAAGATATTGAGACAGTGTTAATGACTCCCCAAGAAGTTGAATCTGCGATCTACGCTGGAGATATTGCGGATTCTAAGTCGATTTCGAGCTTCTTATTGGCACGTCCACTGTTGTTTGATTAA
- the folK gene encoding 2-amino-4-hydroxy-6-hydroxymethyldihydropteridine diphosphokinase, whose translation MKYAIALGSNLGDSRSILESALNRLATVVARSSWYQTKAVTLPNSPPQPDYINGCAILETELEPLELLAKLQQIETEFGRIRHQKWDARTLDLDILLINDVVFQTETLEVPHPRMSDRAFVLVPLAEIAPDWKHPRLNRSIAQLLQSIDASDVKKL comes from the coding sequence ATGAAATATGCGATCGCGCTTGGTAGTAACTTAGGAGATTCTCGATCGATTCTAGAATCTGCACTGAATCGATTAGCAACGGTTGTCGCTCGCTCGTCCTGGTATCAAACGAAAGCCGTAACACTTCCAAACAGTCCACCTCAGCCCGATTACATCAATGGATGCGCGATTCTCGAAACAGAGTTAGAACCGCTCGAACTTTTAGCAAAACTTCAGCAGATTGAGACGGAATTTGGGCGAATTCGACACCAGAAATGGGATGCTCGTACTCTTGACTTAGATATTCTCCTGATTAATGATGTAGTATTCCAAACTGAGACGCTCGAAGTTCCCCATCCTCGAATGAGCGATCGCGCTTTTGTGCTGGTGCCTTTAGCGGAGATTGCCCCTGATTGGAAACATCCTCGATTGAATCGATCGATCGCGCAACTGCTTCAATCGATCGATGCTTCAGATGTGAAAAAGCTTTGA